The Polyangium aurulentum genomic interval GCCAAGCGCGAGGAGGTCAACGACTACCTCGAGGTCGCGCGGCAGGCGAAGCTCAAGCCCCTCGTCTTGGACATCGACGCCTTCACCGTGCAGAACCTCTTCGAGTACGGCCGCGGCATCCCGCCCGACCAGACCTTCGCGATCATCAACGTGGGCGCGACGCTGACCTCGATCAACATCGTCTCCCGCGGCGCGAGCGCCTTCACGCGCGACATCCCGAACGCGGGCAACTACGTGACCGAGCAGATCCAGAAGCAGCTCGGCGTGTCGTTCGAGGCAGCCGAGGAGGCCAAGTGCGGCAGCGCCGCGCCCCAGCCCGCGTTCGGCGCGCCCTCCGTGCAGACGATCGTCGAGACCGTCTGCGACTCGATCGCGAGCGAGATCCAGCGCTCGCTCGACTTCTTCCTGGCCACGAGCGGCGAGCCCGAGATGCACCGCATCCACCTGACGGGCGGCACCTCGAGCCTTCCGGCGCTGCGGGCGGCGATCGCCCGGCGCTCGCGCGTGCCCGTCGACGCGCTCGAGCCGATGGAGCGCATCGCGGTCGAGG includes:
- the pilM gene encoding type IV pilus assembly protein PilM, which encodes MAEGKNLIGVDIGSSAIKVCQLKEGRKGLSLVRAGFCPLPAQSIVDGHVMNAGAIVAAINRALADAKIKQREVALSISGQAVIIRKITVPLMTAAELDEQIQWEAEQHIPFDIKDVHVDYEVLRRRPEAGQMDLLLVAAKREEVNDYLEVARQAKLKPLVLDIDAFTVQNLFEYGRGIPPDQTFAIINVGATLTSINIVSRGASAFTRDIPNAGNYVTEQIQKQLGVSFEAAEEAKCGSAAPQPAFGAPSVQTIVETVCDSIASEIQRSLDFFLATSGEPEMHRIHLTGGTSSLPALRAAIARRSRVPVDALEPMERIAVEGKEVNPDMLRTRASQLCVALGLAMRKDREKRA